A part of Marinomonas rhizomae genomic DNA contains:
- the tpiA gene encoding triose-phosphate isomerase — translation MIRQKIVAGNWKMNGSKESIVSLINGLLEMDDSNSEVVVAPSFPYLSQVNDLTSDSSIVLAAQNVSQEVKGAYTGEVSTSMLGDFGVKYVLLGHSERRSLYGETNELVASKVNAVLEFGLTPMLCIGETLAERESNKTLEVCEQQLQAVIDVVGIDSFEHMVIAYEPVWAIGTGLSASAEQAQDVHKAIRAFLAKTSESVSQKVQILYGGSVKASTSSALFQMPDVDGALVGGASLDAEEFIAIVKTAG, via the coding sequence ATGATTCGTCAGAAAATAGTAGCTGGTAACTGGAAAATGAATGGCTCTAAAGAGTCTATTGTTTCACTGATTAACGGCCTGCTTGAGATGGATGATTCTAACTCTGAAGTGGTTGTTGCTCCATCTTTTCCCTATTTGTCACAAGTTAACGATTTAACATCTGACAGTAGTATCGTTTTAGCTGCGCAGAATGTGAGTCAAGAAGTGAAAGGCGCTTATACAGGAGAGGTCTCCACTTCGATGTTAGGTGACTTTGGGGTTAAGTATGTATTGCTTGGTCATTCAGAGAGACGTTCTCTCTATGGCGAAACAAATGAGCTTGTCGCTTCTAAAGTAAATGCGGTTTTGGAATTTGGTTTGACTCCCATGTTGTGTATCGGTGAAACATTGGCTGAACGTGAGTCAAACAAAACCCTAGAAGTCTGCGAGCAGCAGCTTCAGGCTGTTATTGATGTTGTTGGTATTGACTCATTTGAGCATATGGTTATTGCTTATGAGCCAGTATGGGCAATAGGAACTGGTTTGTCTGCAAGTGCAGAGCAGGCGCAAGACGTTCATAAAGCTATTCGGGCCTTTTTGGCCAAAACATCGGAGTCTGTTTCTCAAAAGGTACAGATTTTGTATGGTGGAAGTGTTAAGGCATCAACCAGCTCGGCTTTGTTTCAAATGCCTGATGTAGATGGTGCTCTTGTTGGTGGTGCATCTCTTGATGCAGAAGAATTTATCGCGATTGTAAAAACAGCAGGTTAA
- the glmM gene encoding phosphoglucosamine mutase, giving the protein MRKYFGTDGIRGKVGTTPITPEFMLKLGWAAGQVFKENDKKILIGKDTRISGYMFESALESGIVAAGADVRLVGPMPTPAIAYLTRTFRASAGIVISASHNPYTDNGIKFFSAEGGKISDEIEERIEYFLEQPMVVVESSLIGRAKRIDDAAGRYIEYCKGTFPIGLQLSGLKIVVDCADGATYHVAPRVFSELGAEVISIGANPDGLNINEFSGATKPELLCKNVLAEEADLGIALDGDGDRLILVDRHGVVRDGDDILYIIANHLMRTGRFSGGVVGTLMSNFGLELAFSETGIGFSRAAVGDRYVNEKLMQHGWVLGGEPSGHIVCRSITTTGDGIIAALQVLRAMVEEGKALDELLVGLVKFPQKLKNIRVAKRFVPNEEPALQKAIAIANERLNGLGRVLLRASGTEPLIRVMVEGRDSDTVDELVEYLVEEVNSVVSSKTDA; this is encoded by the coding sequence ATGCGTAAATATTTTGGTACAGATGGAATTCGTGGAAAAGTCGGTACGACGCCAATTACGCCAGAGTTTATGCTGAAGCTTGGTTGGGCTGCTGGTCAAGTTTTTAAAGAAAACGATAAAAAAATCCTGATAGGCAAGGATACTCGTATTTCTGGTTATATGTTTGAGTCTGCCCTTGAGTCTGGCATTGTTGCTGCGGGTGCTGACGTGCGTTTGGTTGGTCCTATGCCAACACCTGCAATCGCGTATCTTACTCGAACTTTTCGGGCGAGTGCGGGCATTGTTATCAGTGCGTCTCATAATCCTTATACAGATAATGGGATTAAATTCTTCTCTGCAGAGGGTGGTAAAATTTCTGATGAGATAGAAGAGCGAATTGAGTATTTTCTAGAGCAGCCGATGGTGGTTGTTGAGTCTAGTCTTATTGGTCGTGCTAAGCGGATTGATGATGCAGCTGGGCGCTACATAGAATATTGTAAAGGTACATTTCCTATTGGTTTGCAGTTAAGCGGATTGAAAATCGTTGTAGACTGTGCTGACGGTGCGACTTATCACGTTGCTCCTAGAGTTTTCTCCGAGCTGGGGGCAGAAGTTATTTCGATTGGTGCAAACCCTGATGGTTTGAATATCAATGAGTTTAGCGGTGCGACTAAGCCTGAATTGTTATGTAAGAATGTTTTGGCCGAAGAAGCTGATCTTGGTATTGCTCTAGATGGTGATGGGGATCGGTTAATACTGGTTGATCGTCACGGTGTGGTGCGTGATGGTGATGATATTCTGTATATTATTGCTAATCATCTGATGCGCACTGGGCGTTTTAGTGGTGGTGTCGTTGGTACTTTGATGAGTAACTTTGGCTTGGAGTTAGCTTTCTCAGAAACGGGGATTGGCTTTAGTCGTGCCGCGGTCGGAGATCGTTATGTGAACGAAAAGCTTATGCAGCATGGTTGGGTGTTGGGTGGCGAGCCATCAGGGCATATTGTTTGTCGCTCAATTACTACCACAGGTGACGGTATTATTGCGGCACTTCAAGTATTGCGGGCTATGGTTGAAGAAGGTAAGGCTCTTGATGAGCTTTTAGTTGGCTTGGTGAAGTTTCCGCAAAAACTAAAAAATATCCGTGTTGCTAAGCGTTTTGTTCCAAATGAAGAGCCAGCTTTGCAAAAAGCGATTGCTATCGCAAATGAGCGTTTGAACGGCCTTGGCAGGGTTTTGCTTCGAGCGTCCGGTACAGAACCTTTGATTAGGGTAATGGTTGAAGGTCGAGATAGTGATACCGTAGACGAGCTTGTTGAATATTTGGTTGAAGAGGTTAACTCTGTTGTTTCTTCTAAAACGGATGCATAA
- the folP gene encoding dihydropteroate synthase: MSLIPFGDKSLDLSLPHVMGILNVTPDSFSDGGAFNSLDAALRQSERMIQEGASIIDVGGESTRPGAAPVSTQQELDRVLPIVEAIKKRFDIVVSVDTSTKEVIRGAAHLGMGLINDVRALEREGALQAAAEAELPICLMHMKGMPQTMQDRPDYVSVVDDVVSYLMSRVEECELVGIPRSRLILDPGIGFGKTLAHNLSLLKHTEVFTGMGFDVLIGLSRKTMIGEALGLPVEERLYGTMGANASAYSKGARIFRVHDVKPHVEMLALMSRIEREI; this comes from the coding sequence ATGTCGTTAATACCTTTTGGGGACAAGTCGCTAGACTTGTCCCTTCCTCATGTTATGGGGATACTAAATGTTACGCCGGATTCTTTTTCTGATGGTGGCGCTTTTAATTCTTTAGATGCGGCATTGCGCCAGTCTGAAAGGATGATTCAGGAAGGTGCTAGCATTATTGATGTTGGCGGAGAATCGACTCGTCCTGGAGCTGCGCCCGTTTCTACTCAGCAGGAGTTGGATCGTGTCTTGCCTATTGTTGAGGCTATAAAAAAACGCTTTGACATCGTTGTGTCTGTAGATACTAGTACGAAAGAGGTGATTCGAGGTGCAGCTCATTTGGGTATGGGGTTGATAAATGATGTTAGGGCACTTGAACGTGAAGGCGCTTTGCAGGCGGCGGCTGAAGCTGAGTTGCCTATTTGCCTGATGCATATGAAAGGTATGCCACAGACGATGCAGGATCGACCGGATTATGTGTCGGTGGTGGATGATGTGGTTAGTTACTTGATGTCTAGGGTTGAAGAGTGTGAGTTGGTGGGTATTCCTCGATCTCGCCTTATTTTGGATCCTGGTATCGGATTTGGAAAAACGCTGGCTCATAATTTGTCATTGCTTAAGCATACTGAGGTATTTACCGGTATGGGGTTTGACGTTCTTATCGGTCTTTCGAGAAAGACTATGATAGGAGAGGCTTTGGGTTTACCAGTTGAAGAGCGTTTGTATGGCACTATGGGAGCAAATGCTTCTGCTTATTCAAAAGGTGCCCGTATTTTTAGAGTTCATGATGTTAAGCCGCATGTTGAAATGCTGGCGTTGATGTCTCGTATTGAGAGAGAAATTTAA
- the ftsH gene encoding ATP-dependent zinc metalloprotease FtsH, which yields MNDMMKNILLWLVIAAVLLTVFNNFNTTPDTNRISYSEFVKEVQDGRIAKVVVDGYTISGSRTSGDTFDTVRPAAADPKIMDDLLSNNVVVEGRMPEQQSIWTQLLVASFPILLILAIFMFFMRQMQGGGGGKGGPMSFGKSKARLLPEDQIKTTFADVAGCDEAKEDTSELVDFLREPSKFQRLGGKIPRGILMCGPPGTGKTLLAKAIAGEAKVPFFTISGSDFVEMFVGVGASRVRDMFEQAKKHAPCIIFIDEIDAVGRNRGSGMGGGNDEREQTLNQLLVEMDGFEGNEGIIVIAATNRPDVLDPALLRPGRFDRQVQVGLPDIRGREQILKVHLRKVPCDDDVEPKNIARGTPGFSGADLANLVNEAALFAARSNRRLVNMEQLELAKDKILMGAERKTMVMSDKEKLNTAYHEAGHTIIGYLMPEHDPVYKVSIIPRGRALGVTMYLPEEDKYSVSKRGLESQVCSLYGGRIAEEMIHGFDGVSTGASNDIERATSIARNMVTKWGLSEKLGPFAYEEDDNSGGYISGPTGSKANYFSPETGKIIDAEVQDIISRCYAKATQILEENRSKLDVMSEALMQYETIDSKQIKEIMDGKKPSAPEGWSDPGSKGDDVGKVSDEVDAPSGVGASENESESEDLDSNSGQASPKPTGE from the coding sequence TTGAACGATATGATGAAAAATATACTGTTGTGGTTGGTTATAGCGGCTGTACTACTAACTGTGTTTAATAACTTTAATACGACACCTGACACGAATCGAATTTCGTATTCTGAATTTGTGAAAGAAGTCCAAGATGGCCGTATAGCAAAAGTGGTTGTTGATGGTTATACCATTAGCGGTAGCCGAACTAGCGGCGATACCTTTGATACAGTTCGTCCTGCGGCAGCTGATCCAAAGATTATGGATGATTTGCTGAGTAATAATGTGGTTGTTGAGGGGCGTATGCCTGAGCAGCAAAGCATTTGGACACAACTGTTAGTGGCTAGTTTTCCTATTCTTCTCATTCTTGCTATTTTCATGTTTTTCATGCGCCAAATGCAAGGTGGTGGCGGTGGTAAAGGTGGTCCAATGTCTTTTGGTAAGTCCAAAGCGCGCCTTTTACCTGAAGATCAGATTAAAACGACCTTTGCAGATGTTGCTGGTTGTGATGAAGCAAAAGAAGACACTTCAGAATTGGTGGATTTTCTTCGCGAACCAAGTAAGTTTCAGCGTCTTGGCGGTAAAATTCCACGCGGTATTTTGATGTGCGGGCCTCCAGGTACGGGTAAAACCTTGCTAGCAAAAGCCATTGCTGGTGAAGCAAAAGTGCCTTTCTTTACAATTTCAGGTTCTGATTTCGTTGAAATGTTCGTTGGTGTTGGTGCATCTCGTGTACGTGACATGTTTGAGCAGGCGAAAAAGCACGCGCCATGCATCATCTTTATCGATGAGATTGATGCTGTGGGTCGTAACCGTGGTTCCGGTATGGGCGGTGGTAATGATGAGCGTGAGCAGACATTAAACCAGCTATTGGTTGAAATGGATGGTTTTGAAGGTAACGAAGGTATTATCGTTATTGCTGCGACTAACCGTCCAGATGTATTGGATCCAGCTTTGCTTCGTCCTGGTCGTTTTGATAGACAAGTCCAAGTTGGCTTGCCTGACATTCGTGGTCGTGAGCAGATTCTTAAAGTGCATTTGCGTAAAGTGCCTTGCGATGATGATGTTGAACCAAAAAATATTGCTCGCGGTACGCCAGGTTTTTCTGGTGCTGATTTGGCGAACTTGGTAAACGAAGCAGCGCTGTTTGCAGCTCGCTCTAATCGTCGTTTGGTTAACATGGAGCAGCTTGAGCTTGCAAAAGACAAGATTCTCATGGGCGCTGAGCGCAAAACCATGGTGATGAGTGATAAAGAAAAGCTCAATACTGCATACCACGAGGCAGGTCATACTATTATCGGCTATTTGATGCCAGAGCATGATCCAGTATATAAAGTGTCTATTATTCCTCGTGGCCGTGCGCTTGGTGTCACCATGTATTTACCTGAAGAAGATAAATACAGTGTTAGTAAGCGTGGCCTTGAAAGCCAGGTATGTAGTTTGTACGGCGGTCGTATCGCTGAAGAGATGATTCATGGTTTTGATGGTGTTTCCACTGGTGCTTCCAATGATATTGAGCGTGCGACCAGTATTGCTCGTAACATGGTTACTAAATGGGGTTTGTCTGAAAAGCTAGGTCCATTTGCTTACGAAGAAGATGACAATTCTGGTGGTTATATCTCTGGGCCAACAGGCAGCAAGGCAAATTACTTCTCTCCTGAGACGGGTAAAATTATTGATGCCGAAGTTCAGGATATTATTAGTCGCTGTTATGCTAAAGCTACACAGATTCTAGAGGAAAATCGCTCTAAGCTTGATGTGATGTCGGAAGCCTTGATGCAATATGAAACGATTGACTCTAAGCAAATCAAAGAGATTATGGATGGCAAAAAGCCTTCTGCGCCTGAGGGTTGGTCTGATCCTGGTTCTAAAGGCGATGATGTGGGCAAGGTAAGTGACGAGGTTGATGCTCCATCTGGGGTGGGGGCTTCTGAAAATGAGAGTGAGTCAGAGGATCTCGATTCTAATTCGGGTCAGGCTTCACCTAAGCCAACAGGTGAATAA
- the rlmE gene encoding 23S rRNA (uridine(2552)-2'-O)-methyltransferase RlmE, translating into MARSKSSNNWMKEHFDDPYVKKSQQDGYRSRASYKLIEINDKDKLFKPAMRVVDLGAAPGGWSQVAAKLVGDNGTIVASDILEMSPLPGVSFVQGDFTEQEVYEAILAEIGDQKADLVISDMAPNMSGNSSSDQPQAMYLVELALDMAAQVLRPGGNFLVKVFQGEGFEEYLKTMRAQFESVVTRKPDASRARSREVYLLGRQYKG; encoded by the coding sequence GTGGCAAGATCAAAAAGTAGTAATAATTGGATGAAGGAACATTTTGACGATCCGTATGTCAAAAAATCCCAACAAGATGGCTATCGCTCTCGAGCGAGTTATAAGCTGATAGAAATTAATGACAAGGATAAGTTGTTTAAGCCCGCGATGCGTGTTGTTGATCTTGGTGCCGCTCCTGGGGGGTGGTCTCAAGTGGCGGCAAAGCTAGTGGGTGATAACGGGACAATAGTTGCTTCTGATATTTTGGAAATGTCTCCTTTGCCGGGTGTGAGTTTTGTTCAGGGAGATTTTACTGAACAAGAAGTATACGAAGCAATTTTGGCTGAAATTGGAGATCAAAAAGCAGATCTTGTAATTTCGGATATGGCCCCCAATATGAGTGGTAACAGTTCTTCTGATCAGCCACAAGCTATGTATCTTGTAGAACTTGCCTTGGATATGGCGGCTCAAGTGTTGCGTCCAGGTGGTAATTTTCTGGTGAAAGTGTTCCAGGGAGAGGGGTTTGAAGAATACCTCAAGACTATGCGGGCTCAATTTGAATCTGTAGTAACGCGTAAACCAGATGCGTCGCGAGCAAGAAGTCGCGAAGTTTACTTATTAGGAAGACAATATAAAGGTTAA
- a CDS encoding YhbY family RNA-binding protein: MSLTNAQKKQYRLIGHALNPVVMIAGNGLTETVLTEIDRALEDHELIKIRISIADREVRSALIEEINKIMKSETVQTIGKVALFYRAALKPNPKLSNLLR; encoded by the coding sequence ATGAGTCTTACAAACGCCCAAAAAAAGCAATATCGTCTAATCGGCCACGCTCTTAACCCTGTGGTTATGATTGCGGGCAACGGTTTAACAGAGACTGTTCTAACTGAAATAGATCGCGCTCTTGAAGATCACGAACTGATTAAAATACGTATCAGCATTGCTGACCGCGAAGTTCGCTCCGCATTAATTGAAGAAATTAATAAGATAATGAAGTCTGAAACGGTACAAACCATTGGCAAAGTAGCACTTTTCTATCGTGCCGCTTTAAAGCCAAACCCAAAGCTTTCAAACTTACTTCGTTAA
- the erpA gene encoding iron-sulfur cluster insertion protein ErpA: MSMVESIDPIEFTDAAAAKLQSLIEEEENDRLMLRVYVTGGGCSGFQYGFTFDEEHQEDDTEVQRNGVTLVVDPLSFQYLVGSEVDYKENLEGSRFVVQNPNATSTCGCGASFSI; this comes from the coding sequence ATGAGCATGGTTGAATCGATTGATCCTATCGAGTTTACAGACGCAGCAGCGGCAAAGTTGCAATCTTTGATTGAAGAAGAAGAGAATGATCGACTCATGTTGCGAGTTTATGTGACAGGTGGCGGTTGCTCTGGCTTTCAGTATGGCTTCACATTTGATGAAGAGCATCAAGAAGACGATACCGAAGTGCAGCGTAATGGAGTGACTTTAGTTGTTGATCCGTTAAGTTTCCAATATCTTGTTGGATCTGAAGTGGACTATAAAGAAAATTTAGAGGGTTCGCGCTTTGTTGTGCAAAACCCTAATGCCACATCGACCTGTGGTTGTGGTGCGAGTTTTAGTATTTAG
- a CDS encoding peptide chain release factor 3, with amino-acid sequence MADQNFLNEVSDRRTFAIISHPDAGKTTITEKLLLLGQLIQTAGSVKGRKGDKHATSDWMAMEKQRGISITSSVMQFPYKDRTVNLLDTPGHEDFSEDTYRTLTAVDSVLMIIDGAKGVEDRTIKLMDVCRLRDTPILTFINKMDRDIRDPIDLLDEVEDVLKIAAAPITWPIGMSDFFKGVYNLYTDTIHVFVRGRGHTLMDDIRIEGLESDEAKELLGDDWAAYMDEIELVRGASHEFDHDAYLAGELTPVFFGTALSNFGVREMLDGFVKWAPAPIDRETNSRKVEAKEEKFSGFIFKIQANMDPKHRDRIAFMRVCSGTYSRGMKMRHCRIGKDIKVTDAVSFTAGDREGVDEAFSGDIIGLHNHGTIQIGDTFTEGEDLKFTGIPHFAPELFRRVRLKDPMKMKALQKGLQQLSEEGSTQLFMPQRNNELIVGAVGQLQYEVVAYRLKDEYKVECIYEPVNVNTARWVECDDAKKFEEFKNKCRDNLAIDGGGHLTYLAPTRVNLMMAEEKWPQVRFRSTREH; translated from the coding sequence ATGGCAGACCAGAATTTCCTTAATGAAGTAAGCGATAGACGTACATTTGCTATCATATCTCACCCTGATGCGGGTAAAACAACCATTACAGAAAAGCTACTATTGCTCGGTCAGCTTATTCAGACTGCCGGTTCTGTAAAAGGCCGCAAAGGGGATAAGCATGCAACTTCGGACTGGATGGCAATGGAGAAGCAGCGTGGTATTTCGATTACCTCTTCTGTTATGCAGTTTCCATACAAAGATCGTACCGTCAATCTGCTTGATACGCCTGGGCACGAAGACTTCTCCGAAGATACTTACCGCACGTTAACGGCTGTCGATTCTGTGTTGATGATTATCGATGGGGCGAAAGGTGTAGAGGATCGCACGATCAAGTTGATGGACGTCTGTCGTCTTCGAGATACGCCTATTTTAACCTTTATCAATAAGATGGACCGAGATATTCGTGATCCGATTGATTTGTTGGATGAAGTGGAAGACGTGCTGAAAATTGCAGCAGCACCGATAACATGGCCTATAGGCATGAGTGATTTCTTTAAAGGGGTTTATAACCTTTATACCGATACTATTCATGTATTTGTTCGCGGGCGTGGTCATACCTTGATGGACGATATTCGCATCGAAGGGCTGGAGTCTGATGAAGCAAAAGAGTTGCTTGGTGATGATTGGGCGGCTTACATGGATGAGATTGAGCTTGTTCGTGGTGCGAGCCATGAATTTGACCATGATGCGTATTTGGCGGGTGAATTAACGCCTGTATTCTTTGGTACGGCGTTGTCCAACTTTGGTGTTCGTGAAATGCTAGATGGTTTTGTTAAGTGGGCCCCTGCACCGATTGACCGCGAAACAAATTCTCGTAAAGTAGAAGCGAAAGAAGAGAAGTTCTCCGGCTTTATTTTTAAAATACAGGCTAACATGGATCCGAAACACCGTGACCGTATTGCGTTTATGCGAGTGTGTTCAGGGACCTATAGCCGCGGCATGAAAATGCGCCATTGTCGTATCGGTAAAGATATCAAAGTGACGGATGCCGTATCTTTTACTGCCGGTGATCGTGAAGGTGTTGATGAGGCGTTTTCTGGCGATATCATTGGTTTGCATAACCATGGCACAATTCAAATAGGTGATACCTTTACTGAAGGTGAGGATTTGAAGTTCACTGGTATTCCTCACTTTGCTCCAGAATTGTTTCGTAGAGTACGTTTGAAAGATCCGATGAAAATGAAAGCATTGCAGAAAGGGTTGCAGCAGCTTTCTGAGGAAGGTTCCACTCAGCTATTTATGCCACAGCGTAATAATGAACTGATTGTTGGTGCTGTGGGTCAGTTGCAATATGAAGTGGTTGCTTATCGTTTAAAAGACGAATACAAGGTTGAGTGCATCTACGAGCCAGTTAACGTTAATACTGCTCGATGGGTTGAATGTGATGATGCTAAGAAGTTTGAAGAATTTAAAAACAAGTGCCGTGATAATTTAGCGATTGATGGTGGTGGTCATTTAACCTATTTGGCGCCAACACGAGTAAATCTAATGATGGCGGAAGAGAAATGGCCTCAGGTGCGCTTCCGTTCAACTCGTGAGCATTGA
- a CDS encoding ABC transporter ATP-binding protein — MIESKELQFSIGDRSLLTNFSMTFEPGKIYALVGHNGSGKSTLLKLLAQQQKPTAGNILLNSQSISSWSQKKFAQQVAYLPQQTPSTDSLSGRDLVSFGRYPWHGLLGRLNKEDQQYIDEAMDLTDTTNYADRLVDTLSGGERQRLWLAMLLAQRTQYLLLDEPLSALDIAHQVDMLNLIKKLSEKLNLGVIIVIHDINMAARFCDHIVALHSGEMIASGSVDSIFNQDHLQKIYGIKMHISEHPAGYPIAMPY; from the coding sequence ATGATAGAGTCTAAAGAACTGCAGTTTAGTATCGGTGACCGTTCACTATTAACAAATTTCTCGATGACATTTGAGCCAGGAAAAATTTACGCCTTGGTAGGTCACAATGGCTCTGGAAAATCCACCCTTTTAAAATTGCTTGCTCAACAACAAAAACCAACTGCGGGCAATATTTTACTGAATAGCCAATCTATTTCTTCTTGGTCGCAAAAAAAGTTTGCTCAACAAGTGGCTTACCTGCCTCAACAAACACCTTCTACAGACAGCCTTTCTGGAAGAGATCTCGTTAGCTTTGGTCGCTACCCTTGGCATGGGTTACTCGGCAGACTGAACAAAGAAGATCAACAATATATTGACGAGGCAATGGACCTAACCGATACCACAAACTATGCAGATAGACTGGTTGATACCTTATCGGGAGGCGAACGCCAACGTTTATGGCTAGCTATGCTACTCGCTCAACGCACTCAATATCTACTTCTTGACGAGCCTCTTTCGGCACTCGATATCGCTCACCAAGTTGACATGCTTAACCTAATAAAAAAGCTAAGTGAAAAACTCAATTTAGGCGTCATTATCGTTATCCATGACATAAACATGGCGGCACGCTTTTGCGATCATATAGTGGCTCTTCATAGTGGTGAAATGATTGCTTCGGGTTCCGTAGACAGTATTTTCAATCAAGATCATCTGCAAAAAATCTACGGTATTAAAATGCATATTTCTGAACATCCCGCTGGCTATCCTATCGCCATGCCTTATTAA
- a CDS encoding ABC transporter substrate-binding protein yields the protein MKSYLSYLIVLIASTTNAIAMAAQEQKSTHHLSASSLKVATIDWTQTETLLALGVNPIAAAQVIDYNSWVKAPVIPSDTFDLGLRTQPNLERLSELKPDRIFISPMFQSLESQLSRIAPVTNIALYKKSNISWQALKDFTRTMASQTKTDKAAEKLITQSETKLAQLAQKIPPNTPKLIMIQFMDARHVRVFGDNSMYKVAANEIGLDSAWLGKTNAWGFSLVGIDKLNNIKGQLVIIDPLPAGVEQHLQNDQFWQYLVKQTGNPVLKISPVWSFGAIPSTVRFATLLTNKLTKEAK from the coding sequence ATGAAATCTTACCTTTCCTATCTAATAGTGCTTATTGCCAGTACCACTAATGCTATTGCGATGGCGGCACAAGAACAAAAATCAACACACCATCTATCCGCATCATCACTAAAAGTGGCGACCATTGATTGGACACAAACCGAAACCTTATTAGCACTTGGGGTTAATCCAATTGCCGCGGCACAAGTGATTGACTATAACTCATGGGTAAAAGCACCAGTAATCCCATCAGACACCTTCGACCTTGGCTTAAGAACACAGCCAAATCTAGAGCGTTTATCTGAATTAAAGCCAGATCGTATTTTTATATCACCCATGTTCCAGTCTCTCGAATCTCAACTATCGCGTATTGCGCCAGTCACAAACATTGCTCTCTATAAAAAAAGCAACATTTCATGGCAAGCGCTCAAAGACTTCACGCGCACAATGGCATCACAAACAAAAACAGACAAAGCAGCTGAGAAATTAATCACCCAATCAGAAACAAAGCTTGCCCAATTAGCACAAAAAATTCCGCCGAATACACCAAAGCTCATCATGATTCAATTTATGGATGCGCGGCATGTTCGGGTATTCGGTGACAACAGTATGTATAAAGTCGCTGCCAATGAAATTGGTCTAGACAGTGCCTGGCTTGGTAAAACCAACGCCTGGGGATTTTCTTTAGTTGGTATAGACAAGCTGAACAACATTAAAGGGCAACTTGTTATTATCGACCCTCTTCCAGCAGGTGTAGAGCAACACCTGCAGAATGACCAATTCTGGCAATACTTAGTGAAGCAAACAGGCAACCCCGTTTTAAAGATCTCACCCGTATGGAGTTTTGGCGCCATACCATCAACAGTTAGATTTGCTACCTTACTGACAAATAAGCTTACTAAGGAGGCAAAATAA